The Carassius auratus strain Wakin chromosome 34, ASM336829v1, whole genome shotgun sequence genomic sequence TGTGCTGGAAAGTGCTTCCGATGAAATCAGACAGGGAAAGTCAGTCAGAGGATTGGCCAAATCATATGGCATTTGCCATGTGACCCTGAACCGATTCCACAAGAGGAGCCAGAGGTCAAAGATACTTTCCAGTGTTGGATACTGGACCATCCCTAGTTACAGACCGTCCAATGCCAGCAGTGACACCAGATTTTCCATCTTCCTCTACAACTCCTTCACCCAATGTGTTAACGGTGGCATCCTCCATGCTACTTAGAGCATCATCCCATCACACCATGTGTGCTGTCCAAGACTGAGCCTGAGCCATCTTCCTCTTCTATGGACACAATTTTTTCACCCATGTCCATCTGTCCACACTCAAAAGCTAGCCCGACAAAGAGCAGGAAAATAAGGGAAACCGCTGTCCTTACAGATAATCCCATGAAAAAACAACTGGAGGCCGAGAAAATCAGGTCTGTAgctaaaagaaaaatagatttcagcaacaacaaaaaatccaaACTGAAGAAGCAGAAAATTCAGGACTCATCTGATGATGAAAATGAATTCTGCATTGTGTGCTTGGAAAGCTTCTCCAGGTCAAGGGAGGTCTGGCTCCAGTGATGGTCCTGTAAAGCCTGGGCACACAAGGACTGCACTTGCTACAACTGTGACTCAGACTAAGCCTACCGAGCCCCCCACAACCTCTCTCTCTGTTGCTGAGAATGTTTGAGTTCATGTTTAAACTTTTTTGAGGTGTTCTACCCAATAAATAATTTTCTTGCATTATAATTTGACAGTTTCATCATtgtaatttgtgtgaaaaaagGTAATAATTACTTAAAAACCTGAAATGAATAGGTCACAATAACATGAcggataaataatattttctattttgagTAGGCTACATGATTATGTATATTTTAGACATGTTACAACATGTTATGCATTGCAAAAAACTgcaatactgtaatatttttgtatagGTTTTAGagaatgcatattattaatagttaaatataatattcaGCTTTCCCTGATATGTTATTGTTCTCTGGCCAAATGTTGATAATTTTCAGTAAACTGGCTAAGCGAGGGTCTGGCTTTTGAATATTAAATAGATCACGTGGTCAGGCATGTCAATCGTACCAATCAGCTTCTCTGAACTGTAGCCTAGACTAATTAACATCTATAAGCTTGTCCGTCTCTTACGTAGGATCACGGATATTGTTTTCTATTATAGCTCAGTGCGTAGGATTCGTAATTTCTCTCCCGGAAGTGATCCGCAGTGATTTGGTCATGCGGTATCTGCGCTCTCTAGTAACTCAGACATGCGTTCGCTAGTTGGTCTCATTGCTGTTTTATTGACGGCTACTCTTTACCTTTATTTACTGTCCTTTTACATCCCCCCTGGTCCCCGGCTGCCTGAGCAAGACCCTGAAGGAGAGACGAGAAAATCTAATGATGGAGACAACCCAAGTGAAATGGAGACTTCAGCCTCCAGGTGTGCTTTTCTCCTGCATATGTGTAATGACTACCATCTGTCTTTTGCTATTTGCAGCTCTCACAGCTGATTTTTCAATTTTGTACTAAACATTTTGAGGATGTATCAAAGTGTAAAAAAACATATGtgtgaaacatttccaaaatggATGCTCTCTGTCTCGTCCTTGTCTCCAGCTGTCATCTGTCCTTTGGCAGTGAAATCAGATCTTGTGTTGCTACAGTGTTCATGCAGACTTTTATTCCTAAACTACTCCTACTATCGTCTGTGATGCCCTGCCTACCACTCATATTAGAGAAGCCCAGtctcttaatttattttaacctgAAGACTTTCTTCTTTTGTCTGATGATGAGTTGGTTTAATGTCGAAGTTGTATGTTTAAACCTTGCAAATGAGCAATTCTTCATCTACCATAATAGTGTCTTTGAACCAGATGCATAATCAGCAGAGATACGTCCCTCAAGTTTACCAGTGTGCATGTCATGTGATTTTATTTTGGTCCAGGATGAAGTTCCCATCAGATCTGGATGAACTGAAAGAGATGGCAGAGCTGTTGCAGTTTTATAAGACAGAGCACACAGGATATGTGCTGTTACTCTTCTGCAGTGCCTACCTCTACAAGCAGGCTTTTGCAATACCGGGTTCCTCTTTCTTAGTTAGTATATAAGCAtttctatatatttctatatttgacaaacaacatggaaacAGCAGACAAAAAAACTCTTCTGTTGCAGAACTGAAAAGAAGTGTGAGAAATGCAGTTTACATTACCAAAGGTTTGAGAACCAAACATAAAAAAGCAGAGGCTGTTCAATATAAAATCCAACAAGTACAAATACTGTAGTAATACTTTACaacaaataatgttaaatacTGTTTATACTTTGCTCAGCTGTAGTCATTTGCACCTCAGTGTGCAGTCactacaaaatgttttattttgtcaatTAAGTTAAATTTGAACAAAAACGTGGGTCAAATTGACCCAACACAAAGGGAGAAACTGTTGATGAtttctcatattttatttttttgctctagTAGCTGCACTAcaggttttatgtttttaatattagcAGGAGGATTATGTACAATATGCATGCACCAGTTTATACTTTCAACTTTCatcattttttccccccagaaCATCTTGGCTGGTGCTTTGTTCGGGACATGGTATGGTCTTCTCCTGGCCTGTGTCCTCACCACAGTGGGTGCCACTCTCTGTTTCCTCATGTCCCAGGCATTTGGCAAGCAGCACATTGTGAGACTCTTCCCTGACAAGATCGCCATCCTGCAAAAGAAGGTACATCAACTTATCTTGTCTTCTAAGATGTCAGAAAGTACAAAAGTGAAAGTATCGTCACTCAAGTTCATGTTTACTCTTTTCCAGGTTGAGGAAAACAGAAGTAGCTTGTTCTTTTTTCTGCTGTTCCTGAGATTCTTTCCCATGAGTCCAAACTGGTTCTTAAACATGACCTCCCCGATACTGAATATTCCAGTCACTCTTTTCATCATGGCTGTCTTCATTGGTAAACTCAGTTAAATGGCAGCAGAGGATATTTCAGAACATTATTtctagcatttatttgaaacatctgtattttctttCAGGCCTGATGCCATACAACATCATCTGCGTCCAGACGGGATCAATGCTGTCTCAAATCTCCTCTCTGGATGACTTGTTCTCCTGGAGTGTGGTGTTAAAACTACTGCTTATTGCCTGTGTTGCTCTGCTGCCTGGGGCTCTGATTCGTAAATACACTCGGCATCTCCACCTGGATGGTCATGAAACAAATGGACTCGGTCAAGACGAGAAGAAGAACAGATAAAAGACAGTGTGGGGTCAGAGATTCGATCCCCCTTGGCTGGTTTGTGGGTGACTACTATTTGTATTTACAGTGGCTTTTAAGAGCTCTTAAATCTTTTTTGTGGCCTCACAAAATTTTTAAATGACTTCACCTGGAAGGCTGCTATGTCTTTACTGGCATGGACTGAAATTTAAGTGAGAAAAAATGACTTTTGCTGCCTTTTTGGGAAGttctgtatttatataatataatattggtGGTCTTGAATTCTGATTCCTGCCTTTATGTGCAAATCACAGAAATATGAAACTATATTAATAGGTCAGTTTTCTCTTactatatgtactgtacatgtattctAGTGCACATCAGCTGTCCATCACAGGTGTTCGtggtttaaaagtgaaattttGCAGCAAAATATAGACATTTGAGGTATTTGATACCATTCTTCTGTATTTACAAACTGTAATATCATGGATTTTGGTTGAAGTTTCACCTCAGCCTTAAAAGTGACCTACCTCACTGAAgtgaaatgtttcatattttactTTCTTGGAGTActtgtaaatattaaaacatcaatGTGTAAATATTCGCTATGGGGTTTGTTTCTTTATGGGGAAGAGGGCAGTATGTGAAGTCCTGCCTTGTCACTGAAAGCCCATCCAACTTAATAGTGTTGAAATGATGAATTAAAGCTAATTCTGGTTTATGTATCAGTGGCATTAGCAATGCTGGGAGCAGAATGCAGTATTTTTATTCACCGAACACCCACATCATGTGAGTAAAGCCGTTTACAGTGTGATCAATCATCTGATAATAAACTCGTTCCATTAGATTTTGTCCGAATATTTTCTAAACTAATTGCAATTTTTCTGatcatttctaataaaaaaaataaagaataaagatggcttgtttgtagggctgcacaatttcgATAATATTTTAATAcggatacaaaataaaataataattactcccaaatagtaatataaaaattatgcaaaaaacttttaatatttcactgtaaatagttcatgaataatattttaatttagattataaCAGTAAAATTGCAATACTGATATTTATGGTGATATTATTGCGATTTAGGTTTTGGTCTTAGGtgttctttgtcgcatcttcctctttatgatgtgccacatgttttctatgggtgaaagatctggactgcatgCATGCTgcccatttcagtacccggatccttcttctacgcagctatgatgttgtaattgatgcagtatgtggtctggcactgtcatgttggaaaatacaAGTTGTTAACTGAAAGAggcgacgtctggatgggagcatatgtttttttaaaacattttcaaaagaatttctaactttgatttgtctgaccacagaacagttttccactttgccacagtccatttttaacgagccttggcccagagaaaatacctgcgcttctgaatcatgtttagatatggcttttttgagttttagccagcaactgcgaatggcacggtggattgtgttcaccgacagtgttttctggaagtattcctgagcccatattgtgatttccattacagtagcattcctgtatgtgatgctgtgctgtctaagggcccgaatATCACAGGCATCCAGTGTTGTTtcccggccttgacccttatgcacagagattgttccagattctttgAATCTTTCGATggtattatgcactgtagatgatgatagcttcaaactctttgcaatttttctctgagaaaccgCTTTCTGATATTGCGCCTctatttttcgccacagcattgggggaattggtgatcctctgcccatcttgacttctgagacacactgccactctgagaggctctttttatacccaatcatgtcgctaattgacctaataagttacaAATTGGTCATTGAGCtattccttatatgtacatttaacttttaatttctctttcacagtgaaacacacagcgtctatacGACATGACGGaggcggcaacaacaatactgcagcaagaataaaaggtacgccttctttcttttcgTGAACAtctgggtggcgttatgcaaatcttcccatatagtggatcttctttatgcaccaagagcttgtaacactccaaagagaaaggaaaatttgaaattgcatcatatgacccctttaagtgcgTTGCTAAATGAATTTCCATGTCTCGTCAGAACATGCTCAGTGTTCAAATTCACTCATTTTCATTCACTCGTCCTGTGGACTATATTAGTTGAGTACAGTAAGGAATTGTGAATGAGGGTGAGGGAAGTATTGTGGATACATCCTTCAGACACAAGGATTTTATAAAGAATTTTTATTGCTCAAATCCATGTTGGTCAGCAGTACAGTTCACCtacatttcaaaacaacatggttgttagcaaaaaaaaaaaaaaaaaaggttcagctCTCAGTCCCCCAACCCCCCACTGCCCACAGTCCAGCTGAGGGGAGTCAGGGGACACGGCAGGCCATGCAGCGAGCCCAGTCTCTGTTTCACATTGCTCGAAAGGAACAAACGTGAGAAGCTAGAGAGCTGCGTAGGAATGGATCCGCCGTGGTAAAGGCGCAAAGAAGTTTTCACAGCCTATGATTTGCATTGATTTCTCATGCATCGCTCTGATTTCCTGCTCTCGTCCCGAGTTAAACATTTCTAGAACGGTGCCGTCATACTGTGAGCAACTATAGTTGTGCCTGTGGTCTATTCtaatttcagaaaatgtacataGAACAGCACCTACTTTGTCTCCACTCACCCTAAAAGCTTTAGGGCCCAAAGTGAACCACTATGAGATTTCATGCCAAAACTACAAACAACAGCTATCCTAAACTGACCTGATTCGTTCGACTTAGCTATGACTTTTTGGCCTAAAGTTAATGCAAAGACCTCAATTGTTCCTAGCGTTACATTACAAGATAATCATATTGGATAGCAAGACTACAGAGACAATATAACAGTgtgatgttagttaatgcatgtaTCGACTAATGCTTCCATAAAGTTAATTACTGATGCAAGACTGATGCACACGTGACAAAGCTTCGAAATACAAACTCTTCAGAAAAGTTAAGAACCACTATTGAACATTAGATAGGTGTCTATCGACAGCGTGGTGTGAGTTACAGTTACAATAACAGTTCAAAGTGATCAGCGTTATCATACTGCTACACAACCTGAACTCCATCAATGAGCAAACACCTGAGATTAAGCATCATTCAGGGGAAATGACGGCCTCGTCTAGCTACAAGCCTTCACAGAGTCAAGAACCATAAGATCTGTGTTCGGATTCTTGAGAGAAAAGTTCGTAAGACCTGATCTGCACCTGATATCTTTGCTACTCTTTGCAAATACGTGTGGACGGGTTGCTTCAGTAGGTAAAAGTGTCAAATTACACAGGTCTACAGTAATACACCTCTATTGAATACAGTTAAACGTTACAACTAAAACTAGTGGGACAGCTTGCAGTTCAGTCCACAGACAAATCATGTGAATaactgtgtgaaagcaaaccaGCCATTGCAAGTACATGCACCTGGACCAAACATAATGACCATCTACGGCCTTCGATCTTGATTTTACATAGGCCTTGTTGTTTTATCTGAGGCAACAAAAATACCTGCATTTGTGATTTTTGTGGgattacaataaatgtttttaaaaaacagttaCTCTGTGGATTACatcagaatttttctttttttttatatattttttttttcatatta encodes the following:
- the LOC113053598 gene encoding transmembrane protein 41A-A-like, coding for MRSLVGLIAVLLTATLYLYLLSFYIPPGPRLPEQDPEGETRKSNDGDNPSEMETSASRMKFPSDLDELKEMAELLQFYKTEHTGYVLLLFCSAYLYKQAFAIPGSSFLNILAGALFGTWYGLLLACVLTTVGATLCFLMSQAFGKQHIVRLFPDKIAILQKKVEENRSSLFFFLLFLRFFPMSPNWFLNMTSPILNIPVTLFIMAVFIGLMPYNIICVQTGSMLSQISSLDDLFSWSVVLKLLLIACVALLPGALIRKYTRHLHLDGHETNGLGQDEKKNR